The Pedosphaera parvula Ellin514 genome window below encodes:
- a CDS encoding choice-of-anchor tandem repeat GloVer-containing protein, translating to MQTQVNREPTKRASGVSLNRRLYSIPFPSIYHLALFSLVTFLLSPATRATTFEEIFGFARDAANPTDSLIQGTNGDFYGTTIAGGTGGLGTIFKLTSTGQLITLVSFTGANGSYPRGTLAMDDAGNLFGTTYAGGNSNRGTIFELTTTGILITLYHFGNGPAANPYGGLVRGTNGNFYGTTETYGSLFQISPAGTFTNLTSFFGLRGFSLNGSLLPSSDGNFYGMAGVKAFSQTGGMCFRLYPDGSLDSLFQFSGTNGYRLYSDRPYGGLSLGANGKLYGTSTSGGMSNLGTIYSLTKDGAFTQISDFTGTNWHPQGAFPFSAPALGSDGRMYGSTVAGGQFNQGTIYTVDTNDFVAFLFSFSGTNGSQPYGRLLPASDGKLYGTTRSGGAYNSGTVFSLTTNGLLDTLASFPAPASVQTVPYLIPGSDGQVYGTTLNLTNRTGTLFHIGPDGSLSTIASFPSTAGTIHGPLARANDGNFYGTTSDGGSNNVGTIFKLSTSGSISQLFSFSVTNGANPFSGLIQGADGNFYGTTSTGGDSNDGTVFKSTPDGILTTLAFFSGTNGANPYAGLLQGSDCAFYGTTSSGGDSTNGTIFKITADGILTTLASFSGTNGANPYASLIQDRDGNLYGTTTAGGIPGSGSYASGYGTIFELTTNNDLITLFAFSGTNGNTPFAPLFLTADGSLYGTTAWGGPDGAGTVFKLTNSGDLVTLHSFSFTDGGNPYGGLVQGSDGYLYGTTTASGGGKPAIFRIYEFPVLHLNFLGNQIQLAWPSSATNFQLESSFDLSSSTNWIAVPTMPFTNGLQVIVPEPVSTMKFYRMRKP from the coding sequence ATGCAAACACAGGTTAATCGCGAACCAACGAAGCGCGCCTCGGGCGTATCACTCAATCGCAGGCTGTATTCAATTCCATTTCCATCAATTTATCACCTCGCACTTTTCAGCCTCGTCACTTTTCTCCTCAGCCCCGCCACGCGAGCTACCACCTTTGAAGAGATTTTCGGTTTCGCTCGCGATGCCGCCAATCCCACCGACAGCCTGATTCAAGGTACCAATGGTGATTTCTACGGCACCACCATCGCCGGCGGCACAGGCGGACTCGGAACTATTTTTAAACTAACCTCCACCGGCCAACTCATCACCCTCGTCTCCTTTACCGGTGCCAACGGCTCCTACCCTCGTGGCACTCTCGCCATGGATGATGCCGGGAATCTTTTCGGCACCACTTACGCCGGCGGCAATTCCAACCGCGGAACCATCTTCGAACTGACCACCACCGGAATACTCATCACCCTGTATCACTTCGGTAATGGCCCAGCCGCCAATCCATACGGCGGCCTCGTCCGTGGGACAAATGGCAATTTCTACGGCACCACAGAAACCTACGGTTCACTTTTCCAGATCAGTCCCGCCGGCACGTTTACCAATCTTACCTCCTTCTTTGGTCTCCGTGGCTTTTCGCTAAACGGCAGCCTGCTTCCCTCAAGTGATGGCAACTTCTATGGAATGGCTGGAGTCAAAGCTTTTTCACAAACGGGCGGAATGTGCTTTCGGCTTTATCCTGACGGCTCTCTGGATTCGCTTTTTCAATTTAGTGGGACCAATGGTTATAGGCTTTACAGCGATCGACCTTACGGCGGCCTATCGCTCGGTGCCAATGGTAAACTCTACGGCACCTCCACCAGCGGCGGCATGAGCAACCTGGGCACCATCTACTCGCTCACGAAGGACGGGGCGTTCACACAAATCTCCGATTTCACTGGCACAAATTGGCATCCACAGGGTGCCTTCCCATTTTCCGCGCCAGCCTTGGGCAGTGACGGCAGAATGTATGGCAGCACGGTCGCAGGCGGCCAGTTCAATCAGGGCACCATCTATACCGTGGATACGAATGATTTCGTTGCGTTTCTTTTTTCATTCTCCGGCACAAACGGTTCACAACCTTACGGACGATTGCTCCCCGCCAGTGATGGCAAACTTTACGGCACCACCCGCTCTGGTGGTGCATACAACTCCGGCACAGTTTTCAGCCTTACCACCAATGGACTACTGGACACCCTAGCCTCTTTTCCTGCCCCCGCTTCAGTTCAAACCGTACCTTATCTAATCCCGGGCAGTGATGGTCAGGTATATGGCACCACGCTCAATTTGACCAATAGGACAGGAACACTTTTCCATATCGGCCCTGATGGCTCTCTGTCAACTATTGCCTCCTTTCCATCTACTGCTGGCACAATTCATGGTCCGCTTGCTCGAGCCAACGACGGGAATTTTTACGGCACCACCTCGGATGGTGGTAGTAATAATGTCGGCACCATTTTCAAGCTGAGCACCTCCGGCTCCATCTCACAACTCTTCTCCTTTTCAGTCACGAATGGCGCCAATCCCTTCTCAGGTCTCATCCAGGGTGCCGATGGCAATTTTTACGGCACGACCAGCACCGGCGGCGATTCTAACGATGGAACAGTTTTCAAAAGCACCCCGGATGGCATCCTCACGACTCTTGCCTTTTTCTCCGGCACCAACGGCGCGAATCCGTACGCGGGACTGCTTCAAGGCAGTGACTGCGCGTTCTATGGCACCACCAGCAGTGGCGGTGACAGCACCAACGGAACAATTTTCAAAATTACTGCCGATGGGATTCTCACAACTCTTGCCTCTTTCTCCGGCACCAACGGCGCGAACCCGTACGCCAGTTTGATTCAAGATCGCGATGGAAATCTTTATGGCACCACCACCGCTGGGGGCATCCCCGGCTCCGGATCTTATGCGTCCGGTTACGGTACCATCTTTGAACTCACCACAAATAACGACCTAATCACTCTCTTCGCTTTTTCCGGCACCAACGGGAACACCCCTTTTGCTCCTCTTTTTCTCACGGCTGACGGCTCATTATACGGTACTACTGCATGGGGCGGACCGGACGGCGCTGGCACGGTTTTCAAACTTACAAACTCTGGAGATCTCGTCACACTACATTCCTTCTCCTTCACCGACGGCGGAAATCCTTACGGCGGTCTCGTTCAGGGCAGCGATGGTTATCTCTACGGCACCACAACAGCCAGTGGTGGTGGCAAGCCGGCCATCTTCCGCATTTACGAATTTCCTGTGTTGCATTTGAATTTTCTGGGCAATCAAATTCAGCTCGCGTGGCCATCCTCTGCCACGAACTTTCAGCTCGAATCCAGCTTTGATCTCTCATCCTCAACCAACTGGATTGCCGTGCCGACCATGCCTTTCACCAATGGCTTGCAAGTGATCGTTCCAGAACCTGTTTCCACCATGAAATTTTACCGGATGAGGAAACCATGA